A genomic segment from Saimiri boliviensis isolate mSaiBol1 chromosome 14, mSaiBol1.pri, whole genome shotgun sequence encodes:
- the IRGC gene encoding interferon-inducible GTPase 5, which yields MAASKLPAVPGEEETTILMAKEELEALRTAFESGDIPQAASRLRELLASTDSTRLEVGVTGESGAGKSSLINALRGLGAEDPGAALTGVIETTMQPSPYPHPQFPDVTLWDLPGAGSPGCPADKYLKQVDFSRYDFFLLVSPRRCGAVETRLAAEILCQGKKFYFVRTKVDEDLAATRTQRPSGFSEAAVLQEIRDHCAERLRAAGVAEPRIFLVSNLSPARYDFPTLVSTWEHDLPAHRRHAGLLSLPDISLDALRKKKAMLQEQVLKTALVSGVIQALPVPGLAAAYDDALLVRSLRGYHRSFGLDDDSLAKLAEQVGKQAGDLRSVIRSPLASELSPETILRLYSQSSDGAMRVARAFERGIPVFGTLVAGGISFGAVYTMLQGCLNEMAEDAQRVRIKALEEDEPQPEVSLEAAGDSGVEKGGSGEGDGEEAPFSARRKLGLLLKYILDTWKKHDSEEK from the coding sequence ATGGCTGCTTCGAAATTGCCCGCGGTGCCTGGGGAGGAGGAAACCACCATCCTCATGGCCAAGGAAGAGCTGGAGGCCCTGCGCACAGCCTTTGAGTCTGGCGACATCCCCCAGGCCGCCTCTCGCCTCCGGGAGCTGCTGGCCTCCACCGACAGCACCCGCCTGGAGGTGGGCGTCACGGGCGAGTCCGGCGCTGGCAAGTCCTCCCTCATCAACGCCCTGCGGGGCCTGGGGGCCGAGGACCCCGGCGCGGCTCTCACGGGCGTCATCGAGACCACGATGCAACCCTCGCCCTACCCACACCCACAGTTCCCCGACGTGACCCTGTGGGACCTGCCAGGGGCCGGCTCTCCAGGCTGCCCGGCGGACAAGTACCTGAAGCAGGTGGACTTCAGCCGCTACGACTTCTTCCTGCTGGTCTCCCCTCGCCGCTGCGGGGCCGTGGAGACCCGCCTGGCCGCCGAGATCCTGTGCCAGGGCAAGAAGTTCTACTTCGTGCGCACCAAGGTGGATGAGGACCTGGCGGCCACGCGCACCCAGCGGCCGTCGGGCTTCAGCGAGGCCGCCGTCCTGCAGGAGATCCGAGACCACTGCGCCGAGCGGCTGCGCGCGGCCGGCGTGGCCGAGCCCCGCATCTTCCTGGTGTCCAACCTCTCGCCGGCCCGCTACGACTTTCCCACCCTGGTGTCCACCTGGGAGCACGACCTGCCGGCCCACCGGCGCCACGCCGGCCTGCTGTCGCTCCCCGACATCTCGCTGGACGCCCTGCGGAAGAAGAAGGCCATGCTGCAGGAGCAAGTCCTCAAGACCGCGCTGGTGTCCGGCGTCATCCAGGCCCTGCCGGTGCCGGGGCTGGCGGCCGCCTACGACGACGCCCTGCTTGTCCGCTCGCTGCGCGGCTACCACCGCAGCTTCGGCCTGGACGACGACTCGCTGGCCAAGCTGGCCGAGCAGGTGGGCAAACAGGCGGGGGACCTGCGCTCGGTCATCCGCTCCCCGCTGGCCAGCGAGCTCTCGCCTGAGACTATCCTGCGGCTCTATTCCCAGTCGTCTGACGGCGCCATGCGGGTGGCCCGCGCCTTCGAGAGGGGCATCCCTGTGTTTGGGACGCTGGTGGCTGGCGGCATCAGCTTCGGCGCCGTCTACACAATGCTCCAGGGCTGCCTCAATGAGATGGCCGAGGACGCCCAGCGCGTCCGCATCAAGGCGCTGGAGGAGGACGAGCCCCAGCCGGAGGTCAGCTTGGAGGCGGCTGGTGACAGCGGCGTGGAAAAGGGGGGGTCCGGTGAGGGAGACGGCGAGGAAGCCCCGTTCTCAGCCCGCAGGAAGCTCGGCCTCCTTCTTAAGTACATTCTGGACACCTGGAAGAAACACGACTCAGAAGAGAAATAG